Proteins encoded within one genomic window of Buchnera aphidicola (Myzocallis carpini):
- the tsaD gene encoding tRNA (adenosine(37)-N6)-threonylcarbamoyltransferase complex transferase subunit TsaD, with protein MRILGVETSFDDVGIAIYDSHYGILVNVLNSQCIHNQYGGVVPELAAREYINQLAPLIKNILRSRKISMKTIDGIAYTAGPGLSGSLLVGACVSCALAYACNIPAIPINHMEGHLLSPMLEDKNVKFPLIALLISGKHTQLISASKIGKYELLGETLDDAVGEVFDKIAKELNLGYPGGAILSDFATYGNLGKFTFPKPMKYHKNFNFSFSGLKTFTLNLIRSKKHDLQDLYDIACSFEDSILDVLVYKSLKAMKKKGFKRLLIAGGVSANKKLRNRLKNILEKNHATLYFSSSNFCTDNAAMIAYTGMVHYTKKYKTKIIIRPNWRITDL; from the coding sequence ATGAGAATACTAGGAGTAGAAACATCTTTTGATGATGTTGGTATAGCAATTTATGATAGTCATTATGGTATTTTGGTCAATGTATTAAACAGTCAATGTATACATAATCAATATGGAGGAGTGGTTCCAGAATTAGCTGCTAGAGAATATATTAATCAATTAGCTCCATTAATAAAAAATATTTTAAGGAGTCGAAAAATCTCTATGAAGACGATTGATGGTATTGCATATACTGCAGGACCTGGTTTATCAGGATCATTATTAGTTGGCGCTTGTGTTAGTTGTGCTTTGGCTTATGCTTGTAATATTCCTGCAATTCCTATTAATCATATGGAAGGTCATTTATTGTCTCCGATGTTAGAAGATAAGAATGTTAAATTTCCTTTAATTGCTTTATTAATTTCTGGTAAACATACACAACTAATTAGTGCTTCTAAAATAGGAAAATATGAGTTGTTAGGAGAAACATTAGATGATGCCGTAGGAGAAGTTTTTGATAAAATTGCAAAAGAATTAAATTTAGGTTATCCTGGAGGTGCTATATTATCAGATTTTGCTACTTATGGTAATTTAGGAAAATTTACTTTTCCAAAACCAATGAAATATCATAAAAATTTCAATTTTAGTTTTTCTGGATTAAAAACATTTACTTTAAATTTAATTCGGAGTAAAAAACATGATTTACAGGATTTATATGATATTGCTTGTAGTTTTGAAGATTCTATATTAGATGTTTTAGTATATAAATCATTAAAAGCAATGAAAAAAAAAGGATTCAAAAGATTATTAATAGCAGGAGGTGTTAGCGCAAATAAAAAATTAAGAAATCGTTTAAAAAATATATTAGAGAAAAATCATGCTACTTTATATTTTTCAAGTAGTAATTTTTGTACTGATAATGCTGCTATGATTGCATATACAGGTATGGTACATTATACTAAAAAATATAAAACAAAAATTATTATTCGTCCAAATTGGCGTATAACAGATCTTTAA
- the ribB gene encoding 3,4-dihydroxy-2-butanone-4-phosphate synthase: MVNYLTKKFGNAKNRIQNAMNALKKKQGVIIIDHKNRENEGDLVFYPNNMTVQQMALSIRYGSGIVCLCITEKKRKQLNLPMMVKKNTSTYKTGFTISIEAATKISTGVSAKDRLQTIKTAISDTVTPSDIKTPGHVFPLCAHRGGVLSREGHTEASIALMALSGLQPMSVICELMNKDGSMANIKEIIKFSQLHNMPILKINDIITYIKKKNHKNLF, translated from the coding sequence ATGGTAAATTATTTAACAAAAAAATTCGGAAATGCTAAAAACAGAATACAAAATGCCATGAATGCTTTAAAAAAAAAACAAGGAGTGATTATCATAGATCACAAAAACCGAGAAAATGAAGGTGACTTGGTTTTTTATCCCAATAATATGACAGTACAACAAATGGCATTATCAATTCGATATGGAAGTGGCATTGTTTGTTTATGTATTACAGAAAAAAAGAGAAAACAACTCAATTTACCTATGATGGTAAAAAAAAATACTAGTACTTATAAAACAGGATTTACAATTAGTATAGAAGCTGCTACCAAAATTTCTACTGGAGTATCTGCAAAAGATCGTTTACAAACCATTAAAACGGCTATTTCAGATACAGTAACACCTTCAGATATAAAAACACCAGGACATGTTTTTCCTTTATGCGCACACAGAGGAGGAGTATTATCAAGAGAAGGACATACAGAGGCATCTATTGCACTCATGGCATTATCTGGATTGCAACCAATGAGTGTAATATGTGAATTAATGAATAAAGATGGTAGTATGGCAAATATCAAAGAAATTATAAAATTTTCACAATTACATAATATGCCTATATTAAAAATCAATGATATCATTACATATATTAAAAAAAAAAATCATAAAAATCTTTTTTAA
- the crr gene encoding PTS glucose transporter subunit IIA, giving the protein MNLFTKFFTSTKSEQCKKTNIIAPISGDIIDIESVPDEVFSKKIIGDGIAINPIGKRIVAPITGTIGKIFNTMHAFSIISKNKIEIFVHFGIDTILLRGKGFKKIAQENQEINVGETIIEYDLRFLKKHAKSILTPVVISNINEIKKIKKNSGEVKAGKTIIMEIIK; this is encoded by the coding sequence GTGAATTTATTTACAAAATTTTTTACAAGTACAAAATCCGAACAATGTAAAAAAACTAATATCATTGCTCCTATATCAGGAGATATTATAGATATTGAATCTGTTCCAGATGAAGTATTTTCTAAAAAAATTATTGGAGATGGTATAGCCATTAATCCTATAGGAAAAAGAATTGTGGCACCTATAACAGGTACTATTGGTAAAATCTTTAATACTATGCATGCATTTTCAATCATTTCAAAAAATAAAATAGAAATCTTTGTACATTTTGGAATAGATACAATTTTATTAAGAGGAAAAGGATTTAAAAAGATTGCGCAAGAAAACCAAGAAATAAATGTCGGTGAAACTATTATTGAATATGATTTACGATTTTTAAAAAAACATGCAAAATCTATTTTAACTCCAGTAGTAATTTCTAACATTAATGAAATTAAAAAAATTAAAAAAAATTCTGGAGAAGTAAAAGCAGGAAAAACAATAATTATGGAAATTATAAAATAA
- the ptsI gene encoding phosphoenolpyruvate-protein phosphotransferase PtsI, whose product MISGILASPGIAFGKALILKKSTIKICKKNILHKNIDQEITKFIEAKKKTIVQIQNIQKKSKIILKNEEISIFEGHIMILEDIEFEKDIIELIKNTLCTADFAIQKVISKQIQKIKNIPNEYLKNRAIDIQDIGDRLLKNILNINIINLKEIQEDIILVAKDLTPSETAQMNFKYIKGFITDLGGETSHTSIIARSLEIPAIVGTENCTKKIKNGDFLILNAIDNQIFINPKQQTINSIQKNQDQYLKKKKKLTQLKKLPAITIDNHKIEISANISNINDISNAKKYGAESIGLYRTEFLFMERNQLPSEEEQFLAYKEVATKMQNKPINIRTMDIGGDKEIPYMNFPKEENPFLGWRAIRISIDKKEILETQLKAILRASAFGKIRILFPMIISVEEIQILKEAIEKMKHVLNKKKILFDKNIEIGIMIETPSAAIIAKYLIKEVDFFSIGTNDLTQYTLAVDRGNKLIAHLYNPMSPAILTLIKNIIEASHQANKWTGMCGELASYELATILLIGMGLDEFSMNPSCIPKIKKIIRKITFQDAYQLSKMILKQPTTEKIIKLLNENIYNK is encoded by the coding sequence ATGATTTCAGGCATTTTAGCATCTCCAGGAATTGCTTTTGGAAAAGCACTAATTTTGAAAAAATCAACTATCAAAATTTGCAAAAAAAATATTCTTCATAAGAATATTGATCAAGAAATTACAAAATTTATAGAAGCAAAAAAAAAAACTATTGTACAAATTCAAAATATTCAAAAAAAATCAAAAATAATACTGAAAAACGAAGAAATTAGTATCTTTGAGGGACATATTATGATCCTTGAAGATATAGAATTTGAAAAAGATATAATAGAATTAATTAAAAATACTTTATGTACTGCTGATTTTGCAATTCAAAAAGTCATTTCAAAACAAATACAAAAAATCAAAAATATACCAAATGAATATCTCAAAAATAGAGCAATCGATATTCAAGATATTGGAGATCGTCTTTTAAAAAATATATTAAATATAAATATTATAAACTTAAAAGAAATTCAAGAAGATATTATTTTAGTAGCAAAAGATTTAACGCCATCTGAAACCGCACAAATGAATTTTAAATATATCAAAGGATTTATCACAGATTTAGGTGGAGAAACCTCTCACACCTCTATTATAGCAAGATCTTTAGAAATTCCTGCTATTGTTGGAACAGAAAATTGCACTAAAAAAATAAAAAATGGAGATTTTTTAATCTTAAATGCTATTGATAATCAAATATTTATTAATCCAAAACAACAAACTATCAATAGTATACAAAAAAATCAAGATCAATATTTAAAAAAAAAAAAAAAATTAACTCAACTAAAAAAATTACCTGCTATTACTATAGATAATCATAAAATTGAAATTAGTGCCAATATTAGTAATATTAATGACATATCTAATGCAAAAAAATATGGAGCAGAATCTATTGGATTGTATCGAACAGAATTTTTATTTATGGAACGAAATCAATTACCTTCTGAAGAAGAACAATTTCTGGCATATAAAGAAGTTGCTACTAAAATGCAAAATAAACCAATTAATATTCGAACTATGGATATTGGAGGAGATAAAGAAATTCCATATATGAATTTTCCAAAAGAAGAAAATCCCTTTTTGGGATGGAGAGCGATTAGAATTAGTATAGATAAAAAAGAAATATTAGAAACACAATTAAAAGCTATTTTACGAGCATCAGCATTTGGAAAAATCAGAATTCTATTTCCAATGATTATCTCAGTAGAAGAAATACAAATTTTAAAAGAAGCAATAGAAAAAATGAAACATGTATTAAATAAAAAAAAAATATTGTTCGATAAAAATATAGAAATTGGAATTATGATTGAAACACCTTCTGCAGCTATCATTGCAAAATATTTAATCAAAGAAGTTGATTTTTTTAGCATTGGAACAAACGATTTAACACAATATACCTTAGCTGTCGATCGTGGGAATAAACTTATTGCACATTTATACAATCCAATGAGTCCCGCTATATTAACATTAATAAAAAATATTATCGAAGCATCTCACCAAGCAAACAAATGGACCGGTATGTGCGGAGAATTAGCTTCTTACGAATTAGCAACAATATTATTAATCGGAATGGGTCTAGATGAATTTAGTATGAATCCATCTTGTATTCCAAAAATTAAAAAAATAATTAGAAAAATAACCTTTCAAGATGCATATCAATTATCAAAAATGATACTAAAACAACCAACTACAGAAAAAATTATAAAATTACTAAATGAAAACATTTATAATAAATAA
- a CDS encoding HPr family phosphocarrier protein translates to MFQQNIKISSKHGLHTRPAAKFVKSAQKFFSEINITAHGKSANAKSLFKLQTLELSKGTIINISATGKDEKEAVSCLVNIITSLE, encoded by the coding sequence ATGTTTCAACAAAATATAAAAATCTCTTCTAAGCATGGTTTACATACTAGACCAGCAGCAAAATTTGTAAAATCTGCACAAAAATTTTTTTCTGAAATTAATATTACAGCTCATGGAAAATCAGCAAATGCAAAAAGTTTATTTAAACTACAAACTTTAGAATTATCAAAAGGAACAATTATTAATATTTCTGCAACAGGAAAAGACGAAAAAGAAGCTGTTAGCTGTTTAGTAAATATAATCACATCATTAGAATAA
- the ligA gene encoding NAD-dependent DNA ligase LigA, whose protein sequence is MLIKNKILKLERLLHYYDYLYFYLDQPVISDYEYDFLFNKLNFLKKKYCALDVLKERENTFYHLKNNFLCKNHITPMLSLQHIFHISEFIKFYKHLKRILHANNTLYFFCELKFDGLAVSLLYKNKKLIRALTRGNGILGEDVTNNACMIQNIILELKDQDTPDFFEVRGEVCMLNKDFNRLNTQCIKDKKKVFSNTRNAAAGTLRQKDPFVVKKRKLFFYAYHCNIIKGKQDFQYHSEQLYFLYRLGFSISPYILLSSKLNKIINFYSLISKVRDFLSFNIDGVVIKLDSIKLQKKLGNTNQFPRWSIAVKFFSNSAKSKLLSIIYQVGRTGIITPVANLSPTLLSGVIIKKASLYNANVINKLDLHINDSVIVLRVGDVIPKIQSVIFSDRKSHAKKIFFPKYCPSCNSFLSINTSKTIIQCLAGMNCFEQKKKIIGHFFSKHALYAKGFGMLIIEKLILYGYVRNIIDCFKLHQNQISVLKDFGKTSAYNIISAIQSCKYTTLEKFIYALGIQNIGIEHSRLIARYFHSLENIFSCTLEQLLSIKNFGNSNANFFFNFMNDGYNIRYIKKLVKESGLVFQNNKKKYSSTLLSFFTKKNIAFSGRFNKFSRKEIIQKISELGGIVFSNISKNLDLLIIGDRPGNKVFQAAKLNIKILYEKEFMNILS, encoded by the coding sequence ATGTTAATAAAGAATAAAATATTAAAATTAGAAAGATTATTACACTATTATGATTATTTATATTTTTATTTAGATCAACCTGTTATTTCTGATTATGAATATGATTTTTTATTTAATAAATTAAACTTTTTAAAAAAAAAATATTGTGCTTTGGATGTTTTGAAAGAAAGAGAAAATACTTTTTATCACTTAAAGAATAATTTCTTATGTAAAAACCATATTACTCCCATGTTATCTTTGCAACATATTTTTCATATTAGTGAATTTATTAAATTTTATAAGCATTTAAAAAGAATATTACATGCAAATAATACTTTGTATTTTTTTTGTGAATTAAAATTTGATGGTTTAGCTGTTAGCTTATTATATAAAAATAAAAAATTAATTAGAGCATTAACGAGAGGTAATGGTATTCTTGGGGAGGATGTTACTAATAATGCTTGTATGATTCAAAATATTATTTTAGAGTTGAAAGATCAAGATACTCCGGATTTTTTTGAAGTACGTGGTGAAGTTTGTATGTTAAATAAAGATTTTAATCGTTTAAATACACAATGTATTAAAGACAAGAAAAAAGTTTTTTCTAATACAAGAAATGCTGCTGCTGGAACATTACGTCAAAAAGATCCATTTGTCGTGAAAAAAAGAAAGTTATTTTTTTATGCTTATCATTGTAATATTATTAAAGGAAAACAAGATTTTCAATATCATTCTGAACAATTATACTTTTTATATCGGTTGGGGTTTTCAATTAGTCCATATATTTTATTATCGTCTAAATTAAATAAAATTATTAACTTTTATAGTTTAATATCTAAAGTACGTGACTTTTTGTCATTTAATATAGATGGGGTTGTAATAAAGTTAGATTCAATAAAATTACAAAAAAAATTAGGGAATACCAATCAATTTCCTAGATGGTCTATTGCTGTAAAGTTTTTTTCAAATTCTGCAAAATCTAAGTTATTAAGTATAATTTATCAAGTCGGAAGAACAGGAATTATTACTCCAGTAGCAAATTTATCGCCAACGTTATTATCAGGAGTCATTATTAAGAAAGCATCATTATATAATGCAAATGTTATAAATAAATTAGATTTACATATTAATGATTCAGTGATAGTATTACGTGTTGGAGACGTAATTCCAAAAATTCAATCTGTAATTTTTTCAGATAGAAAATCTCATGCCAAAAAAATTTTTTTTCCTAAATATTGTCCTTCATGTAATTCATTTTTGAGTATTAATACTAGTAAGACAATAATACAATGTTTAGCTGGTATGAATTGTTTTGAACAAAAAAAAAAAATTATAGGACATTTTTTTTCCAAACATGCATTATATGCAAAAGGTTTTGGAATGTTAATAATTGAAAAGTTAATATTGTATGGTTATGTACGAAATATTATAGATTGTTTTAAATTACATCAGAATCAAATATCTGTTTTAAAAGATTTTGGAAAAACATCTGCTTATAATATTATTTCTGCAATACAAAGTTGTAAATATACTACTTTAGAAAAATTTATTTATGCATTAGGTATTCAAAATATTGGTATTGAACATTCTAGGTTGATTGCAAGATATTTTCATTCTTTAGAAAATATTTTTTCTTGTACTTTAGAACAGTTATTAAGTATTAAGAATTTTGGAAATAGTAATGCGAATTTTTTTTTTAATTTTATGAATGATGGATATAATATTAGATATATCAAGAAATTAGTCAAAGAATCTGGATTGGTATTTCAGAATAATAAAAAAAAATATAGTAGTACACTATTAAGTTTTTTTACTAAAAAAAATATTGCGTTTTCTGGAAGATTTAATAAATTTTCTAGAAAAGAAATAATTCAAAAAATATCTGAATTAGGTGGCATTGTTTTTAGTAACATTTCTAAAAATTTGGATTTATTAATTATTGGTGATCGTCCTGGAAATAAAGTTTTTCAAGCTGCAAAATTGAATATTAAAATTTTGTATGAAAAAGAGTTTATGAATATATTATCTTAA
- the gltX gene encoding glutamate--tRNA ligase, whose amino-acid sequence MFVKTRFAPSSTGVLHIGSMRTALYSWLFAKHHQGNFVLRIEDTDIKRSNKIFINNILKTLQWLGIVWDEGPYLQSDRICIYKEKIIEMLDLGFAYKCYCSTNRLTKIRTSQILKGEKPCYDRKCRNKKYNYNNKEYVIRFKNPLNGEVSFQDSIRGRILFNNTELDDLIIQRRNGMPTYNFCVVIDDIDMKITHIIRGEDHINNTPRQINIIQALNAKVPVYAHVSMIIDSKKQNLSKRKNALSVLEYKEYGFLKESILNFLIKLGWSYGNREIFSLEEMKKLFSIHKISKSSSECNFEKLIWFNHYYLNTLPINDYLIQNFQYQLKKLKINFSSGPSLFKIIKFLRHRCNNFQEMAMQSRYFFEEYTNISGTLIKKYYFNDYHTIIKILYEKLCNICNWNAKEIMKILKKISENFHTALKNICMLLRIFITGSDVSPSISTIMEILGKFNSLKRIKKYCMIIHQK is encoded by the coding sequence ATGTTTGTTAAAACTAGATTTGCTCCCAGTTCAACTGGTGTATTACATATAGGTAGTATGAGAACAGCATTGTATTCTTGGTTATTTGCAAAACACCATCAAGGTAATTTTGTTTTAAGAATTGAAGATACTGATATTAAACGTTCTAATAAAATATTTATTAATAATATATTAAAAACATTACAATGGTTGGGGATTGTTTGGGATGAAGGTCCATATTTGCAAAGTGATAGGATATGCATATATAAAGAAAAGATTATTGAAATGTTAGATTTAGGTTTTGCATACAAATGTTATTGTTCTACCAATAGATTAACAAAAATTCGTACTTCTCAGATATTAAAAGGAGAAAAACCGTGTTATGATAGAAAATGTAGAAATAAAAAATATAACTATAATAATAAAGAGTATGTAATACGATTTAAAAATCCATTAAATGGAGAAGTTTCTTTTCAAGATAGTATTAGAGGAAGAATTTTGTTTAATAATACTGAACTTGATGATTTGATTATTCAACGTAGAAATGGTATGCCAACTTATAATTTTTGTGTTGTAATAGATGATATTGATATGAAGATTACGCACATTATTAGAGGAGAGGATCATATTAATAATACTCCAAGACAAATTAATATTATACAGGCTTTAAATGCTAAAGTTCCTGTATATGCACATGTTTCTATGATTATTGACAGTAAAAAACAAAATTTATCCAAAAGAAAAAATGCTTTGAGTGTTTTAGAATATAAAGAGTACGGATTTTTAAAAGAGTCTATATTAAATTTTTTAATTAAATTAGGATGGTCATATGGTAATCGGGAAATTTTTAGTTTAGAAGAAATGAAAAAATTATTTTCTATTCATAAAATTAGTAAGTCATCTAGTGAATGTAATTTTGAGAAATTAATATGGTTTAATCATTATTATTTAAATACATTACCTATAAATGATTATTTGATTCAAAATTTTCAATATCAGTTAAAAAAGTTAAAAATTAATTTTTCATCAGGTCCGAGTTTGTTTAAAATTATAAAGTTTTTGAGACATCGATGTAATAATTTTCAAGAAATGGCTATGCAATCTCGTTATTTTTTTGAAGAATATACTAATATCAGTGGTACTTTAATAAAAAAATATTATTTTAATGATTATCATACAATAATAAAAATTCTTTATGAAAAATTATGTAATATATGTAATTGGAATGCAAAAGAGATTATGAAAATTTTAAAAAAAATATCTGAAAACTTTCATACTGCTTTAAAGAATATTTGTATGTTGTTACGAATATTCATTACTGGTTCAGATGTTTCTCCAAGTATAAGCACTATTATGGAAATTCTTGGTAAATTTAATTCTTTAAAAAGAATTAAAAAATATTGCATGATTATTCATCAAAAATAG
- the fliF gene encoding flagellar basal-body MS-ring/collar protein FliF, with the protein MNVHFLNYSNIEKLNKNTIRNTSLWKYFMILFLVTLIFFSIILIFFYFSHHIKYQLIYNHLSTENRNMIIYELLKKKIPYRYVESSGNLLIPENKVNLVRLMLLSEGIPKKPNLGFELFDQESFVPNPFLSQIHYKRALEGELSRSLEQMKFIKSAKINLSFPSYSIFENKNILPSAAVMLSIKHSRHLNFLQFLSIEKFISASVPQLLTKNIIILDDKGHYLNEKKSFMNSSCMYQWNYIHNLQNYFCHKIMNVLKCFFQLSDFKIQVMIRNNKPLIMDFQRKTINFDKKDIFVRNILYKNINFLLNIHNSDIIHNIYYFILNLQKENIYNDIHDVNNHFLEKKKISVSILMNFLRNQDGKLVPLNDIQSNAIKILVAHIIGNVNTDTSNINIINMKFISKKNFQDTFFVKQLFQKYLHEMIFFLLLFIILIFIKFLKKIYRLFSIKQYKDINIVFNNKKENNNFFNKYGNDIKNNTVLKMQNDELIQHILSIAKKNPKLTSIIIKNWINNDQ; encoded by the coding sequence ATGAATGTTCATTTCTTGAATTATTCTAATATAGAAAAATTAAATAAAAATACTATCCGTAATACATCATTATGGAAATATTTTATGATATTATTTTTGGTAACATTGATATTTTTTTCTATTATATTAATATTTTTTTATTTTTCACATCATATTAAATATCAATTAATATATAATCATTTGTCTACTGAAAATCGTAATATGATTATATATGAACTTTTAAAAAAAAAAATACCATATCGATATGTTGAATCTTCAGGAAATTTATTGATTCCCGAAAATAAAGTGAATTTAGTACGATTGATGTTACTATCAGAAGGAATACCTAAGAAACCCAATTTAGGGTTTGAATTATTTGATCAAGAATCATTTGTACCAAATCCATTTCTTTCACAAATTCATTATAAAAGAGCATTAGAAGGTGAATTATCAAGATCTCTTGAACAAATGAAATTTATAAAATCAGCGAAAATTAATTTATCTTTTCCTTCATATTCTATCTTTGAAAATAAGAATATTTTACCGTCCGCTGCAGTCATGTTAAGTATAAAACATAGTAGGCATTTAAATTTTTTACAATTTTTATCAATTGAAAAGTTTATTTCTGCCAGTGTACCACAATTACTGACAAAAAATATAATAATATTAGATGATAAAGGTCATTATTTAAATGAAAAAAAAAGTTTTATGAATAGTTCTTGTATGTACCAATGGAATTATATTCACAATTTACAAAATTATTTTTGTCATAAAATTATGAATGTTTTAAAATGTTTTTTTCAATTAAGTGATTTTAAAATACAAGTGATGATTAGAAATAATAAACCACTCATTATGGATTTTCAAAGAAAAACAATTAATTTTGATAAAAAAGATATTTTTGTAAGAAATATTCTTTATAAGAATATCAATTTTTTACTAAATATACATAATAGTGATATTATACATAATATTTATTATTTTATCTTGAATCTTCAAAAAGAAAATATATATAATGATATTCATGATGTTAATAATCATTTTTTAGAAAAAAAAAAAATATCAGTCTCTATATTAATGAATTTTTTAAGAAATCAAGATGGGAAATTAGTTCCATTAAATGATATACAAAGCAATGCAATAAAGATTTTAGTTGCGCATATTATTGGAAATGTTAATACTGATACTAGCAATATTAATATTATTAATATGAAATTTATAAGTAAGAAAAATTTTCAAGATACTTTTTTTGTGAAACAATTATTTCAAAAATATTTACATGAAATGATATTTTTTTTATTATTATTCATAATATTAATATTTATTAAATTTTTGAAGAAAATTTATAGATTATTTAGTATAAAACAGTATAAAGATATAAATATAGTATTTAATAATAAAAAGGAAAACAATAATTTTTTTAATAAATATGGTAATGATATTAAAAACAATACAGTATTAAAAATGCAAAATGATGAATTAATACAACACATATTAAGTATTGCAAAAAAAAACCCTAAATTAACTTCTATAATTATTAAAAATTGGATAAATAACGATCAATGA
- a CDS encoding flagellar biosynthetic protein FliO has translation MHDIILNIINNYFYYQNTFFIKILILFFLFFLFFKRVFSLKKSYQKKNMNILAQIELGQKKKIILLNIETEKLVLGITPHHIQLLYVLPKTVKKNTKKKIIIKI, from the coding sequence ATGCATGATATTATTTTGAATATTATTAATAATTATTTTTATTATCAAAATACTTTTTTTATTAAAATATTGATATTATTTTTTTTATTTTTTCTTTTTTTTAAAAGAGTTTTTTCATTAAAAAAGAGTTATCAAAAAAAAAATATGAATATTCTTGCACAGATTGAATTAGGTCAAAAAAAAAAAATTATTTTATTAAATATAGAAACAGAAAAATTAGTATTAGGGATTACACCACACCACATACAGTTATTATATGTGTTACCTAAAACAGTAAAAAAAAATACTAAAAAAAAAATTATCATAAAAATATAG